The Sander lucioperca isolate FBNREF2018 chromosome 15, SLUC_FBN_1.2, whole genome shotgun sequence genome window below encodes:
- the LOC116053759 gene encoding Kv channel-interacting protein 2 isoform X3, translated as MHLFFQETWEVEGLQTVGILLVVCSSLKLMHFLGLIDISTADSVEDDFELSTVCHRPESMDKLQEQTKFTKKELQVLYRGFKNECPSGAVNEENFKTIYSQFFPQGDSSMYAHFLFEAFDTNKNGSVSFEDFVFGLSIILRGTINDRLNWAFNLYDLNKDGCITKEEMLDIMKSIYDMMGKYTYPTMQDDVPREHVESFFQKMDRNKDGVVTIEEFIESCKKDENIMQSMQLFDNVI; from the exons ATGCATCTGTTCTTCCAAGAAACATGGGAGGTGGAGGGACTGCAGACCGTGGGCATCCTACTGGTGGTCTGCAGCTCCCTCAAACTGATGCACTTTCTGGGGCTTATCGACATTTCCACGGCAG ACAGCGTGGAAGATGACTTTGAGTTATCCACTGTGTGTCATCGCCCTGAAAGCATGGACAAGCTGCAAGAGCAGACTAAGTTCACCAAGAAGGAGCTGCAAGTCCTCTACAGGGGCTTCAAAAAT GAGTGTCCAAGTGGTGCAGTGAATGAGGAGAACTTTAAGACCATTTACTCCCAGTTCTTTCCACAGGGAG ATTCAAGTATGTATGCACATTTCCTGTTTGAAGCCTTCGACACTAACAAGAACGGCTCAGTTAGTTTCGAG GACTTTGTATTTGGTCTGTCTATCATCCTGAGAGGGACTATTAATGACCGGTTAAACTGGGCGTTCAACCTCTATGACCtaaacaaagatggctgcatCACCAAagag GAGATGTTGGACATCATGAAGTCCATCTATGACATGATGGGGAAGTACACATACCCCACTATGCAGGACGATGTTCCAAGAGAACACGTGGAGAGCTTCTTCCAG AAAATGGACCGGAATAAAGACGGGGTGGTCACCATAGAAGAGTTCATCGAGTCATGCAAAAAG GATGAGAACATCATGCAGTCCATGCAGCTGTTTGACAACGTCATCTAA
- the LOC116053759 gene encoding Kv channel-interacting protein 2 isoform X1, producing the protein METKRQEGHAVLLLCGIIYCSKWYSWSPIAKPGNPATSQNKKTIKQRFLKLLPCCKPTVAPSISQNSVEDDFELSTVCHRPESMDKLQEQTKFTKKELQVLYRGFKNECPSGAVNEENFKTIYSQFFPQGDSSMYAHFLFEAFDTNKNGSVSFEDFVFGLSIILRGTINDRLNWAFNLYDLNKDGCITKEEMLDIMKSIYDMMGKYTYPTMQDDVPREHVESFFQKMDRNKDGVVTIEEFIESCKKDENIMQSMQLFDNVI; encoded by the exons atggaaactaAGAGGCAAGA GGGTCACGCTGTGCTGCTGTTGTGTGGTATAATCTACTGTTCGAAGTGGTACTCGTGGTCTCCCATCGCTAAACCAG GTAATCCTGCCACcagccaaaacaaaaaaaccatAAAGCAGCGATTCCTCAAGCTGCTGCCATGCTGCAAGCCCACGGTTGCCCCCTCAATCAGTCAAA ACAGCGTGGAAGATGACTTTGAGTTATCCACTGTGTGTCATCGCCCTGAAAGCATGGACAAGCTGCAAGAGCAGACTAAGTTCACCAAGAAGGAGCTGCAAGTCCTCTACAGGGGCTTCAAAAAT GAGTGTCCAAGTGGTGCAGTGAATGAGGAGAACTTTAAGACCATTTACTCCCAGTTCTTTCCACAGGGAG ATTCAAGTATGTATGCACATTTCCTGTTTGAAGCCTTCGACACTAACAAGAACGGCTCAGTTAGTTTCGAG GACTTTGTATTTGGTCTGTCTATCATCCTGAGAGGGACTATTAATGACCGGTTAAACTGGGCGTTCAACCTCTATGACCtaaacaaagatggctgcatCACCAAagag GAGATGTTGGACATCATGAAGTCCATCTATGACATGATGGGGAAGTACACATACCCCACTATGCAGGACGATGTTCCAAGAGAACACGTGGAGAGCTTCTTCCAG AAAATGGACCGGAATAAAGACGGGGTGGTCACCATAGAAGAGTTCATCGAGTCATGCAAAAAG GATGAGAACATCATGCAGTCCATGCAGCTGTTTGACAACGTCATCTAA
- the LOC116053759 gene encoding Kv channel-interacting protein 2 isoform X2 — MKAKNRDQSLSDSRELDGSYDQLTGNPATSQNKKTIKQRFLKLLPCCKPTVAPSISQNSVEDDFELSTVCHRPESMDKLQEQTKFTKKELQVLYRGFKNECPSGAVNEENFKTIYSQFFPQGDSSMYAHFLFEAFDTNKNGSVSFEDFVFGLSIILRGTINDRLNWAFNLYDLNKDGCITKEEMLDIMKSIYDMMGKYTYPTMQDDVPREHVESFFQKMDRNKDGVVTIEEFIESCKKDENIMQSMQLFDNVI, encoded by the exons GTAATCCTGCCACcagccaaaacaaaaaaaccatAAAGCAGCGATTCCTCAAGCTGCTGCCATGCTGCAAGCCCACGGTTGCCCCCTCAATCAGTCAAA ACAGCGTGGAAGATGACTTTGAGTTATCCACTGTGTGTCATCGCCCTGAAAGCATGGACAAGCTGCAAGAGCAGACTAAGTTCACCAAGAAGGAGCTGCAAGTCCTCTACAGGGGCTTCAAAAAT GAGTGTCCAAGTGGTGCAGTGAATGAGGAGAACTTTAAGACCATTTACTCCCAGTTCTTTCCACAGGGAG ATTCAAGTATGTATGCACATTTCCTGTTTGAAGCCTTCGACACTAACAAGAACGGCTCAGTTAGTTTCGAG GACTTTGTATTTGGTCTGTCTATCATCCTGAGAGGGACTATTAATGACCGGTTAAACTGGGCGTTCAACCTCTATGACCtaaacaaagatggctgcatCACCAAagag GAGATGTTGGACATCATGAAGTCCATCTATGACATGATGGGGAAGTACACATACCCCACTATGCAGGACGATGTTCCAAGAGAACACGTGGAGAGCTTCTTCCAG AAAATGGACCGGAATAAAGACGGGGTGGTCACCATAGAAGAGTTCATCGAGTCATGCAAAAAG GATGAGAACATCATGCAGTCCATGCAGCTGTTTGACAACGTCATCTAA
- the LOC116053740 gene encoding cytochrome c oxidase assembly protein COX15 homolog produces the protein MFLSSIRTTVFCSCRNAGKGFQHSSRSPQLRQWLVKRGQSTFTAEAGSSSTPAAATVPNVASNRIVGRWLLGCSGLVVGAIVLGGVTRLTESGLSMVDWHLVREMRPPQSQAEWEAEFSKYQQFPEFKIMNHDMTLPEFKFIFYMEWGHRMWGRLVGLAYILPTIYFWRKGYFTRSMKGKVLGLCGFVFFQGLLGWYMVKSGLEEKPESHDIPRVSQYRLSAHLGSALLLYCASLWTGLTLLLPAQKVAETKRLMQLRRFAKGTGGLVFLTALSGAFVAGLDAGLVYNSFPKMGDRWIPDDLLAFSPSLKNIFENPTTVQFDHRILAISSLTAITGLYLFSRRMVLPRRAKIAISLLTAMAYGQVALGISTLLLYVPTPLAATHQSGSVALLSLAIWVLAELRKMPK, from the exons CGGAGTCCACAGCTGCGACAATGGCTTGTGAAGAGAGGTCAGAGCACTTTCACAGCGGAGGCAGGGTCCTCCTCCACCCCGGCAGCAGCTACTGTCCCCAACGTTGCCTCAAATCGCATAGTAGGACGCTGGTTACTCGGCTGCAGCGGGCTGGTGGTTGGGGCTATTGTCTTGGGTGGTGTCACAAG GCTAACAGAATCTGGGCTTTCCATGGTTGACTGGCATCTAGTGAGAGAGATGAGGCCACCTCAGTCCCAAGCAGAGTGGGAGGCTGAGTTTTCCAAGTACCAACAGTTTCCTGAATTCAAAAT AATGAACCATGACATGACGCTGCCAGAGTTTAAGTTCATCTTCTACATGGAGTGGGGTCATCGGATGTGGGGAAGGCTGGTTGGACTTGCATACATCCTCCCTACCATTTACTTCTGGAGGAAAGGATACTTCACTCGCTCCATGAAGGGAAAAGTGCTTGGGCTTTGTGGATTTGTTTTCTTCCAG GGCCTTTTGGGGTGGTACATGGTAAAAAGCGGACTGGAGGAGAAGCCTGAGTCTCATGACATCCCGCGGGTCAGCCAGTATCGTCTGAGTGCTCACCTTGGTTCTGCCTTGTTGCTTTACTGCGCCAGTCTCTGGACAGGGCTCACTCTGCTGCTGCCTGCACAAAAG GTGGCAGAAACCAAACGTCTCATGCAGCTTAGGAGGTTTGCCAAGGGTACTGGTGGACTCGTCTTCCTTACTGCTCTTTCAG GTGCTTTTGTTGCTGGTTTGGATGCTGGGCTGGTGTATAACTCTTTCCCTAAAATGGGAGATCGGTGGATCCCAGATGATCTTCTGGCATTCTCTCCAAGCCTCAAGAACATCTTTGAAAATCCCACGACTGTGCAGTTTGACCACAGAATTTTG gcAATCTCGTCTTTGACCGCAATTACAGGCCTCTATCTGTTCTCAAGGAGGATGGTGCTGCCCAGGAGGGCTAAGATTGCTATCAGCCTCCTCACAGCAATGGCATATGGACAG GTTGCCCTCGGTATCAGCACCCTGTTACTGTATGTGCCCACTCCACTGGCAGCAACTCACCAGTCTGGCTCTGTGGCTCTTCTCTCACTGGCCATTTGGGTTCTGGCAGAGCTCCGCAAGATGCCCAAGTAA